In a genomic window of Enterobacter asburiae:
- a CDS encoding DNA cytosine methyltransferase, with translation MQENRSVTEPASEQAEKSTATVQALLRQLLDIYDAKTLANQLVAHGESHWSPAILKRLVTSDRAGRRLSEGEFRYLQNLLPRPPAAHPNYAFRFIDLFAGIGGIRHGFEAIGGQCVFTSEWNKHAVRTYKANWYCDPQEHHFNADIRDVTLSHKSGVTDEQAAEHIRQTIPAHDVLLAGFPCQPFSLAGVSKKNALGRAHGFACDTQGTLFFDVARIIDACRPAIFVLENVKNLKSHDGGKTFRIIMQTLDELGYDVADSGDMGADDPKIIDGKHFLPQHRERIVLVGFRRDLNLKGDFTLRDIPSLYPERRPTIADLLEPVVDAKFILTPILWKYLYRYAKKHQAKGNGFGFGMVNPNDPHSVTRTLSARYYKDGAEILIDRGWDKALGEKDFDDPQNQRHRPRRLTPRECARLMGFETPQGYRFRIPVSDTQAYRQFGNSVVVPAFAAVAKLLASRIRQAVALRQGEAVNDGRSR, from the coding sequence ATGCAGGAAAATCGATCAGTGACAGAGCCCGCGTCTGAGCAGGCAGAGAAGTCAACGGCAACGGTGCAGGCATTACTGCGTCAGCTGCTGGATATTTATGACGCTAAAACGCTGGCAAACCAGCTTGTGGCGCACGGCGAGAGCCACTGGAGCCCGGCCATCCTTAAGCGGCTAGTGACCAGCGATCGGGCAGGGCGCCGCCTGAGTGAAGGCGAGTTTCGTTATCTGCAAAATCTGCTTCCGCGGCCACCTGCTGCGCACCCGAACTATGCCTTCCGCTTTATCGATCTGTTTGCCGGCATCGGCGGTATCCGGCACGGCTTTGAAGCGATCGGCGGTCAGTGCGTGTTTACCAGCGAGTGGAACAAACATGCGGTACGCACCTATAAAGCGAACTGGTACTGCGATCCGCAGGAGCATCATTTCAACGCCGATATCCGCGATGTCACCCTGAGCCATAAAAGCGGCGTCACGGATGAACAGGCCGCCGAGCATATTCGTCAGACGATTCCGGCGCATGACGTGCTGCTGGCGGGCTTCCCGTGCCAGCCTTTCTCGCTGGCCGGCGTATCCAAAAAGAATGCCCTCGGACGTGCCCACGGCTTCGCCTGCGATACCCAGGGAACGCTGTTTTTTGATGTGGCCCGAATCATTGACGCCTGTCGCCCGGCCATATTCGTGCTGGAAAACGTCAAAAACTTAAAGAGCCACGACGGTGGAAAGACCTTCCGCATTATCATGCAAACGCTGGATGAGCTGGGCTATGACGTGGCCGATTCCGGGGACATGGGCGCGGATGACCCGAAAATCATCGACGGGAAACACTTCCTGCCCCAGCATCGCGAACGCATTGTGCTGGTCGGTTTCCGCCGCGATCTCAATCTGAAGGGGGATTTCACCCTGCGGGATATTCCCTCCTTATATCCCGAGCGCCGTCCAACCATTGCCGACCTGCTGGAGCCTGTGGTCGACGCAAAATTTATCCTGACGCCGATCCTGTGGAAATACCTCTACCGCTATGCCAAAAAGCATCAGGCCAAAGGCAACGGCTTCGGGTTTGGCATGGTAAACCCGAACGATCCGCACAGCGTGACCCGCACGTTGTCCGCTCGCTACTACAAAGACGGCGCGGAAATCCTGATCGACAGAGGCTGGGACAAGGCTCTGGGCGAGAAGGATTTCGACGATCCGCAAAACCAGCGTCACCGTCCGCGTCGCCTTACGCCGCGGGAGTGCGCCCGGCTGATGGGCTTTGAAACGCCGCAGGGCTACCGTTTCCGCATTCCGGTTTCGGACACCCAGGCTTACCGTCAGTTTGGTAACTCGGTGGTGGTGCCCGCGTTCGCGGCGGTGGCAAAACTGCTGGCCTCGCGCATCAGACAGGCGGTGGCGCTCCGCCAGGGTGAGGCCGTCAATGACGGACGTTCACGATAA
- a CDS encoding phosphohydrolase, producing the protein MELIQWQQRFESWLDEHHATDDTAHDISHFRRVWMTAQKIMVHHHVDPLTILTACYFHDIVSLPKNHPERSQSSHLAARRTREILHRDFPDFPSDRYAAVEHAIEAHSFSAGLTPQTIEAKIVQDADRLEALGAIGLARVFAVSGALGVPLFNADDPFADARPLDDRAFALDHFQTKLLRLPDTMQTGVGRELAQHNADFLIQFMAKLSAELQGDCIGLDSQIQHRFRRSLRK; encoded by the coding sequence ATGGAACTTATACAGTGGCAGCAGCGCTTTGAATCCTGGCTTGATGAACATCACGCGACTGACGACACCGCGCACGATATTTCACACTTTCGTCGCGTCTGGATGACGGCGCAGAAAATCATGGTGCATCATCACGTCGACCCGCTGACGATCCTGACCGCCTGCTATTTTCACGACATCGTCAGCCTGCCGAAAAACCATCCTGAACGCAGCCAGTCGTCGCATCTGGCCGCGCGCAGGACGCGAGAGATTCTGCACCGCGATTTCCCTGACTTCCCGTCCGATCGCTACGCCGCCGTGGAGCACGCCATTGAGGCGCACAGTTTCAGCGCCGGACTGACGCCGCAAACGATTGAAGCCAAAATTGTCCAGGATGCAGATCGTCTGGAGGCGCTGGGAGCGATCGGTCTGGCGCGCGTGTTTGCCGTGTCAGGCGCGCTGGGCGTACCGCTTTTTAACGCGGACGATCCGTTTGCCGACGCGCGGCCACTTGATGACCGGGCGTTTGCGCTCGATCATTTTCAGACCAAGCTGCTGCGCTTGCCTGATACAATGCAAACCGGGGTCGGGCGCGAGCTCGCGCAGCACAACGCCGATTTTCTGATTCAGTTTATGGCGAAACTCAGTGCCGAATTACAGGGCGACTGCATCGGGCTGGATAGCCAGATTCAACACCGCTTCCGTCGCAGTTTGCGAAAGTGA
- a CDS encoding porin: MKRKVLAILVPAFLMAGAAHAAEMYNKNGNKVDLYGKVDARHTFSDNPGDDGDETYVQIGFKGETQITNELTGYGQWEYKTYANDTEGAGDKSFNRLAYAGLKFGEYGSFDYGRNYGVVYDVEAWTDMLPVFGGDSYTWTDNFMNGRANGLATYRNTDFFGLVEGLNFALQYQGANEGQYAQEDQEGTKNGHEDLRFQNGDGFGMSTSYDFSGDLSGLSLGAAYSSSDRTNAQEAAGVNNARFASGKTAEAWTVGAKYDANNIYLAMMYAETRNMTPYGDYGIADQTQNFEAVAQYQFDFGLRPSLAWVYSTGKDMTFPGNASNPQGQSGDMDLVNYIDLGMTYSFNKNFSTYVDYKINMLDNDERFYEANGISTDDIVGVGMTYQF; this comes from the coding sequence ATGAAAAGAAAAGTTCTGGCAATTCTGGTACCCGCGTTTTTAATGGCTGGTGCAGCGCATGCGGCTGAAATGTACAACAAAAACGGCAACAAAGTTGACCTGTACGGCAAAGTAGACGCGCGTCATACCTTCTCTGACAACCCTGGCGACGATGGCGATGAGACCTATGTACAGATTGGTTTCAAAGGCGAAACGCAGATCACTAACGAGCTGACCGGTTATGGTCAGTGGGAATATAAAACCTACGCTAACGATACCGAAGGCGCCGGTGATAAATCATTTAACCGTCTGGCATACGCTGGCCTGAAATTTGGCGAATACGGTTCATTTGACTACGGCCGTAATTACGGCGTCGTGTATGACGTTGAAGCCTGGACCGATATGCTGCCGGTATTTGGCGGTGATTCTTACACCTGGACCGATAACTTCATGAACGGCCGTGCTAACGGTCTGGCAACCTACCGCAACACCGATTTCTTCGGTCTGGTTGAAGGTCTGAACTTCGCACTGCAGTACCAGGGGGCGAACGAAGGCCAGTATGCTCAGGAAGACCAGGAAGGCACTAAAAACGGCCATGAAGACCTGCGCTTCCAAAACGGCGACGGCTTCGGCATGTCTACCTCCTATGACTTCTCCGGCGACCTGTCCGGCCTGAGCCTGGGTGCGGCATACTCATCTTCTGACCGTACCAATGCACAGGAAGCTGCGGGCGTAAATAACGCGCGCTTTGCCAGTGGTAAAACCGCAGAAGCATGGACTGTTGGCGCGAAATATGATGCCAATAACATCTATCTGGCAATGATGTACGCTGAAACCCGCAACATGACTCCATATGGTGATTATGGAATCGCGGATCAGACCCAGAACTTTGAAGCAGTAGCACAGTACCAGTTCGACTTCGGCCTGCGTCCATCCCTGGCATGGGTTTACTCCACGGGTAAAGACATGACTTTCCCAGGCAACGCCAGCAATCCTCAGGGTCAGTCTGGTGACATGGACCTGGTTAACTACATCGACCTGGGTATGACCTACAGCTTTAACAAGAATTTCTCCACCTATGTTGACTACAAAATCAACATGCTGGACAACGATGAACGCTTCTATGAAGCAAATGGCATCTCTACCGATGACATCGTTGGCGTAGGCATGACCTACCAGTTCTAA
- a CDS encoding N-acetylmuramic acid 6-phosphate etherase, with protein sequence MSITLTGSVKERRHASTMNIDRLSTLDMLKVIHEEDARISAAITPCLTTIARVVDNAAAALNHGGRLVIVGAGQSGCAARQAADDYAPGKTPVIAVTAEEGEGRYERGVADLQAIKFGEHDMMLAVTVSGKTPWVWGAMRHAWSLGAPVAVITGDAQSEAAQLASMVIAPELGADVVAGYLNTRAGIAQKMILSMITTGLAVRTGRVYSNLRVDLEASSTKWAERQIAIVMEAGGCSRAQAKAALESCNHHCKTAVLMVLTGLDAWKAHELLAQNNGFIRVALQEAP encoded by the coding sequence ATGAGCATTACGCTTACCGGTTCGGTCAAGGAAAGACGGCACGCCAGCACGATGAATATAGATAGATTGTCCACGCTGGACATGCTGAAGGTTATCCACGAGGAAGATGCACGTATTTCTGCTGCTATAACCCCCTGCTTAACGACAATCGCCCGCGTGGTGGATAACGCCGCCGCGGCGCTCAACCACGGTGGCCGTCTGGTCATCGTCGGGGCAGGACAGTCGGGCTGCGCCGCACGGCAGGCTGCGGATGATTATGCGCCGGGGAAAACCCCTGTAATTGCCGTGACGGCAGAAGAGGGAGAAGGGCGCTACGAGCGCGGGGTCGCTGACCTGCAGGCCATCAAATTTGGTGAACACGATATGATGCTGGCGGTGACCGTCAGCGGAAAAACGCCGTGGGTCTGGGGAGCGATGCGGCATGCCTGGTCGCTGGGAGCGCCTGTTGCGGTCATCACCGGTGATGCTCAAAGTGAAGCGGCGCAGCTGGCAAGCATGGTAATTGCCCCTGAACTGGGGGCTGATGTGGTTGCCGGGTATCTCAATACCAGGGCGGGGATCGCGCAAAAAATGATCCTCTCGATGATTACCACCGGGCTGGCCGTTCGCACCGGGCGCGTTTACAGCAACCTGCGCGTGGATCTTGAGGCAAGCAGTACCAAATGGGCTGAACGGCAAATCGCCATTGTGATGGAGGCGGGGGGATGCAGCCGGGCGCAGGCAAAGGCCGCGCTGGAGAGCTGTAACCATCACTGTAAAACGGCGGTGCTGATGGTGCTGACCGGTCTGGATGCGTGGAAAGCCCATGAGCTGCTGGCGCAGAATAACGGGTTTATCCGCGTGGCGTTGCAGGAAGCACCGTAA
- the dcuS gene encoding two-component system sensor histidine kinase DcuS, whose product MSDLQPFPLTRKRPMKLYTLVTLMVSAIIASVLLVVFALYSVQITRATRDDVKDTALGIARTLADSPEIQRGLMQSPQADIIQPIAKAVTQRNDLLLTVVTDMRGIRYSHPNEALIGLHFIGNDLEPALEGKENVSVNRGALAEALRVFTPVYDSQHDQIGVVVVGISLKKVEDQIARGRLNALWTILFSIFMSSMAIWGLVRVLKRILFGLEPYEISALFEQRQAMLQSLREGVLAVDIHGRVTMINHTAREILLLPSAKQSENASAPLLASLREISKTGVARQDQEISCNGRLLLCNMVPVKSQERVIGAIATFRDKTEISQLMQRIDGMVNYVDALRSHTHEFMNKLHVILGLLHMKRYDKLEEYIIQTAHNYQTDIGTIQSKVKSPVVAGFLLGKINRAKEAGVTLTLADECLIPDTASEEQVAVLITALGNLIENALDAMAGQQEGEIGLLLHYQNGWLSCEVSDDGPGIDPTQLEAIFTKGFSTKGENRGVGLFLARQQIQNLGGDITVESEPGVFTQFFVHIPWDSERNIA is encoded by the coding sequence ATGAGCGATCTGCAGCCTTTCCCTCTGACGCGCAAGCGCCCCATGAAACTGTACACGCTGGTCACGTTGATGGTGTCCGCGATTATCGCCTCTGTGCTGCTGGTGGTTTTTGCGCTCTATTCCGTGCAAATCACCCGGGCGACCCGCGATGATGTAAAAGATACCGCGTTGGGTATCGCCCGCACGCTGGCCGACAGCCCGGAGATCCAGCGCGGCCTGATGCAATCGCCGCAGGCCGACATCATTCAGCCCATCGCCAAAGCCGTTACCCAACGCAACGATCTGCTGCTTACCGTGGTGACCGACATGCGGGGGATTCGCTACTCGCACCCGAACGAGGCTCTCATCGGCCTGCATTTTATTGGCAACGATCTCGAACCCGCGCTGGAAGGCAAAGAGAATGTCTCGGTAAACCGCGGCGCCCTCGCCGAAGCGCTTCGCGTTTTCACGCCGGTCTATGACAGCCAGCACGATCAGATCGGGGTCGTGGTGGTCGGTATTTCCCTCAAAAAGGTGGAAGATCAGATAGCCCGTGGGCGGCTTAACGCGCTCTGGACGATTTTGTTCAGCATCTTTATGAGTTCAATGGCGATTTGGGGTCTGGTGCGGGTGCTGAAGCGCATTCTGTTCGGGCTCGAACCCTATGAGATCTCCGCCCTGTTCGAACAGCGCCAGGCGATGCTGCAGTCGCTTCGCGAAGGGGTACTGGCCGTCGACATTCACGGCCGCGTGACGATGATTAACCACACCGCCAGAGAGATTTTACTCCTGCCCTCCGCCAAGCAGTCGGAAAACGCCAGCGCTCCCCTGCTGGCAAGCCTGCGGGAGATTTCAAAGACGGGCGTCGCGCGTCAGGATCAGGAGATCAGCTGTAACGGCCGGCTGCTGCTGTGCAATATGGTGCCCGTCAAAAGCCAGGAGCGGGTCATCGGCGCGATAGCCACCTTCCGCGATAAAACGGAAATCAGCCAGCTGATGCAGCGTATTGACGGCATGGTCAACTACGTCGATGCCCTGCGCAGCCACACGCACGAGTTTATGAACAAACTGCATGTGATCCTGGGCCTGCTGCACATGAAGCGCTACGACAAGCTGGAGGAGTACATCATCCAGACGGCGCACAATTACCAGACGGATATCGGTACGATCCAGAGCAAGGTAAAATCCCCGGTCGTTGCCGGGTTCCTGCTGGGTAAAATCAACCGGGCGAAGGAAGCGGGCGTCACCCTGACGCTGGCGGATGAATGCCTGATACCGGATACCGCCAGCGAAGAGCAGGTCGCGGTGCTGATCACCGCGCTGGGTAACTTAATCGAAAACGCGCTCGACGCGATGGCAGGACAGCAGGAAGGCGAGATTGGCCTGCTGCTACATTATCAGAATGGCTGGCTCAGTTGCGAAGTCAGCGACGATGGCCCCGGCATTGATCCCACCCAGCTGGAGGCTATTTTTACTAAGGGGTTCTCAACAAAAGGTGAAAACCGCGGCGTTGGGCTGTTCCTTGCTCGCCAGCAGATCCAGAACCTGGGCGGCGATATTACCGTCGAGTCTGAGCCTGGCGTATTTACCCAATTTTTTGTTCACATCCCCTGGGATAGCGAGAGGAATATCGCGTGA
- the dcuR gene encoding two-component system response regulator DcuR, whose protein sequence is MINVLIVDDDAMVADLNRLYVNRVEGFSCCGVASTLNQARAIINNPSQPVDLVLLDVYMQQDNGLDLLPDIRASGRPIDVIMISSAADAATIQTSIHYGVVDYLIKPFQFPRFEEALNGWKAKHSLMGSHQYYEQADVDRLIHGGAPELADSKKLPKGLTPQTLRTICQWIDGHPETEFSTDDLANAVNISRVSCRKYLIWLAQINILFTSIHYGATGRPVYRYRLQPEQIGLLKQYCQ, encoded by the coding sequence GTGATAAATGTATTAATTGTCGATGATGACGCCATGGTGGCCGACCTCAACCGTCTGTACGTCAACCGTGTTGAAGGCTTTAGCTGCTGCGGCGTCGCCTCCACGCTCAACCAGGCCAGAGCCATTATCAATAACCCCAGCCAGCCTGTCGACCTGGTGCTGCTGGACGTCTATATGCAGCAGGATAACGGGCTGGATCTGCTGCCCGATATTCGCGCGTCAGGCCGCCCGATTGATGTGATTATGATCTCGTCCGCTGCCGATGCCGCCACGATCCAGACTTCCATCCACTACGGCGTGGTGGATTATCTGATCAAACCGTTCCAGTTCCCGCGCTTTGAAGAGGCGCTGAACGGCTGGAAGGCAAAGCACAGCCTGATGGGATCGCACCAGTATTATGAGCAGGCGGACGTCGACCGGCTGATCCACGGCGGGGCGCCGGAGCTGGCGGACAGTAAGAAATTGCCGAAAGGGTTAACGCCGCAAACGCTGCGCACCATTTGCCAGTGGATTGACGGCCACCCGGAGACGGAATTTTCCACAGACGATCTGGCTAACGCGGTAAATATTTCACGCGTCTCCTGCCGCAAGTACCTGATCTGGCTGGCGCAAATCAACATTCTTTTCACCAGCATTCACTATGGTGCCACCGGCCGCCCGGTGTATCGCTACCGCTTACAGCCGGAGCAGATCGGGCTGCTCAAACAGTACTGCCAGTAA
- a CDS encoding FAD:protein FMN transferase: protein MPDSHRVYSYSAVLMGSPILLKLFSHDEALASRVFRLIKQYEDLLTVNRAHSQVMDINQAAGQHPVTVSRPVFELIRCAKAASLLKNSAFNLAIGPLVKRWKIGFQGDSVPPADEIASLLAITRPEDVILDEAQTSVFLTRAGMEIDLGAIAKGYIADRVRDYLRKEGAELGLINLGGNIQTLGSPEGGWSVGLKKPFAGDALIGAMTVENLSVVTSGTYERYFEQNGKRYHHILDPRTGYPLDNELDSVTIISKDSIDGDIWTTLMYGMGVEKGCAALRARPDIDAIFVTRTKEVVISSMHHFRFTLLDESYRVTGSTV, encoded by the coding sequence ATGCCTGATAGCCATCGCGTTTACAGCTACTCCGCCGTTCTGATGGGCTCGCCCATTCTCCTGAAACTCTTCTCCCATGACGAAGCCCTCGCGTCCCGCGTTTTCCGCCTGATCAAACAGTACGAAGATCTCCTCACCGTTAACCGCGCGCATTCGCAGGTAATGGACATCAACCAGGCGGCGGGTCAGCATCCGGTTACCGTCAGCCGTCCGGTGTTTGAGCTGATCCGCTGTGCGAAAGCGGCAAGCCTGCTTAAAAACAGCGCCTTTAACCTGGCGATCGGTCCGCTGGTGAAGCGCTGGAAGATTGGCTTTCAGGGCGACAGCGTTCCGCCTGCCGATGAAATTGCCTCGCTGCTGGCGATTACCCGGCCAGAGGATGTCATCCTTGATGAGGCGCAGACCAGCGTGTTTCTGACCAGAGCGGGGATGGAGATCGATCTGGGGGCCATCGCCAAAGGCTATATTGCCGACCGGGTTCGGGACTACCTGCGCAAAGAGGGGGCTGAGCTGGGGCTGATCAACCTTGGCGGAAACATCCAGACGTTAGGCTCGCCGGAAGGCGGCTGGAGCGTGGGGCTGAAAAAGCCGTTCGCCGGTGATGCGCTGATCGGCGCGATGACGGTGGAGAACCTCTCTGTGGTGACGTCGGGAACGTACGAGCGCTACTTTGAGCAGAACGGCAAGCGCTATCACCATATTCTCGACCCGCGTACCGGATACCCGCTCGACAACGAGCTGGACAGCGTCACCATCATTTCCAAAGACTCTATTGATGGCGATATCTGGACCACGCTGATGTACGGCATGGGGGTAGAGAAAGGCTGCGCCGCCCTGCGCGCGCGTCCGGATATAGATGCTATCTTTGTGACCAGGACAAAAGAAGTGGTGATCTCCTCGATGCACCACTTCCGTTTTACCCTTCTGGACGAGAGCTACCGCGTTACTGGCAGTACTGTTTGA
- a CDS encoding flavocytochrome c, translating to MSTNERILSPFTLPNGTELKNRLLMAPMTTCTGYYDGTVTSELVEYYRARSGSIGTIIVECCFVDDLGLAFPGAIGIDTDEKIAGLAKIAEAIKSKGSKALLQIYHGGRMVDPKLIGGRTPVGPSAVAAPRDGAATPVALTAEEVEGMIGKFGEAVRRAIQAGFDGVEIHGANTYLIQQFYSPNSNQRDDEWGGSRDNRAKFPLAVLDITHKMVRQYADDAFIIGYRFSPEELEVPGIRFEDTMYLLEKLAARGVDYLHFSVGATLRPSIVDTQDPTPLIEKYCAMRSDTLAQVPVMGVGGVVNASDVNEALDHGYDLIAVGRATIAYPDWTDRIAAGESLELFMDSTRREELSIPEPLWRFSLVEAMIRDMSMGESKFKPGTFVEKVQDDANELVINVSLETDRIADIELASGPSEDVEFVTSFEEIRTRILDANTPHVDAITGATSQSEAVKKAVSKAMLKSSKALAAEEGVDPNETRSVDVVVVGSGGAGLAAAIQAHDEGASVLIVEKMPTIGGNTIKASAGMNAAETRFQRVKGIQDSKELFYQESLKGGGNKNNPELLRRFVENAPEAIEWLATRGIMLNDITTTGGMSIDRTHRPKDGSAVGGYLISGLVRNVNKRNIEVMLDTSVSDIIFENGEVTGVLLTTEENETVTVAAKNVIVATGGFSANSQMVVKYRPDLEGFVTTNHKGATGGGIALLERIGAGTVDMGEIQIHPTVEQKTSYLISESIRGGGAILVNQKGERFYNEMSTRDKVSASIIALPEKYAYIVFDEHVRAKNKAADEYIAKGFVTSASSPKALAEALGMDHHAFLATLERYNGFVEKQHDDDFGRTTALRAPINEGPFYAIQIAPGVHHTMGGVTINTETCVLDSNHNVLPGAFAAGEVVGGIHGANRIGGNAVADIIIFGTLAGHQAAMRSKRT from the coding sequence ATGAGCACTAACGAACGCATTCTTAGCCCCTTCACATTACCGAATGGCACTGAACTGAAAAACCGTTTGTTAATGGCCCCGATGACAACCTGTACCGGCTACTATGACGGCACCGTTACCAGCGAGCTGGTGGAGTACTACCGGGCCCGTTCCGGCAGCATTGGTACCATCATTGTGGAGTGCTGCTTTGTCGACGATCTCGGTCTCGCCTTCCCGGGGGCGATTGGGATTGATACCGACGAGAAAATCGCCGGGCTGGCTAAAATCGCCGAGGCAATAAAATCCAAAGGCTCTAAGGCACTGCTGCAGATCTACCACGGCGGCCGCATGGTCGACCCGAAACTGATCGGTGGCCGTACCCCGGTGGGCCCAAGCGCCGTGGCCGCGCCGCGTGACGGCGCCGCGACGCCGGTTGCCCTGACCGCAGAAGAAGTGGAAGGCATGATCGGCAAGTTTGGTGAAGCCGTGCGCCGCGCCATCCAGGCAGGTTTCGACGGCGTGGAAATCCACGGGGCGAACACCTACCTGATTCAGCAGTTCTACTCCCCAAATTCAAACCAGCGTGACGACGAGTGGGGCGGCAGCCGCGATAACCGCGCGAAGTTCCCGCTGGCGGTGCTGGACATCACCCACAAAATGGTGCGCCAGTACGCCGATGATGCCTTCATCATTGGCTACCGCTTCTCCCCTGAAGAGCTTGAGGTTCCCGGCATCCGCTTTGAGGACACCATGTACCTGCTGGAGAAACTGGCCGCGCGCGGCGTGGACTATCTCCACTTCTCCGTAGGCGCCACCCTGCGTCCTTCTATCGTCGACACCCAGGACCCGACGCCGCTTATCGAAAAATACTGCGCAATGCGTTCTGACACGCTGGCGCAGGTTCCGGTGATGGGCGTTGGCGGCGTGGTGAATGCGTCAGACGTGAATGAAGCGCTGGACCACGGCTACGATCTGATTGCCGTAGGCCGCGCCACTATCGCTTACCCGGACTGGACCGACCGCATCGCGGCGGGTGAAAGCCTTGAGCTGTTTATGGACAGCACCAGACGCGAGGAACTAAGCATCCCTGAGCCGCTGTGGCGCTTCTCGCTGGTGGAAGCGATGATCCGCGACATGAGCATGGGCGAGTCCAAATTCAAACCTGGCACCTTTGTTGAGAAAGTGCAGGACGACGCTAACGAACTGGTGATTAACGTCAGCCTGGAAACCGACCGCATTGCGGACATCGAACTTGCCTCCGGCCCGAGTGAAGACGTTGAGTTTGTCACCAGCTTTGAAGAGATCCGCACCCGCATTCTGGATGCCAATACTCCGCACGTGGATGCCATTACCGGCGCAACCAGTCAGAGTGAAGCGGTGAAGAAAGCGGTATCTAAAGCGATGCTGAAGTCCAGCAAGGCGCTGGCAGCGGAAGAGGGCGTTGACCCGAACGAAACCCGCAGCGTGGACGTGGTGGTTGTCGGCAGCGGCGGCGCCGGTCTGGCGGCGGCGATCCAGGCTCACGACGAAGGCGCAAGCGTGCTGATCGTCGAGAAAATGCCGACCATCGGCGGGAACACCATTAAAGCCTCTGCCGGTATGAACGCCGCAGAAACCCGCTTCCAGCGCGTGAAGGGGATTCAGGACAGCAAAGAGCTGTTCTACCAGGAAAGCCTGAAAGGCGGCGGAAACAAGAACAACCCGGAACTGCTGCGTCGCTTTGTGGAGAACGCGCCGGAAGCAATTGAGTGGCTGGCAACGCGCGGCATCATGCTGAACGACATCACCACCACCGGCGGGATGAGCATCGACCGTACTCACCGTCCAAAAGACGGTTCTGCGGTGGGCGGCTACCTGATCAGCGGCCTGGTGCGTAACGTCAATAAACGCAACATCGAGGTGATGCTGGATACCTCCGTCAGCGACATCATCTTCGAGAACGGCGAAGTGACCGGCGTACTTCTGACCACCGAAGAGAACGAAACCGTCACCGTGGCAGCCAAAAACGTGATCGTGGCGACCGGTGGTTTCAGCGCCAACAGCCAGATGGTGGTGAAATACCGCCCGGATCTGGAAGGGTTCGTCACCACTAACCACAAAGGGGCGACCGGCGGCGGTATCGCGCTGCTGGAGCGTATCGGTGCAGGCACGGTTGATATGGGCGAAATTCAGATCCACCCAACCGTGGAGCAGAAAACCTCGTACCTGATTTCTGAATCCATCCGCGGCGGCGGGGCGATTCTGGTCAATCAGAAAGGTGAGCGCTTCTACAACGAAATGTCGACCCGCGATAAAGTCTCGGCGTCAATCATCGCGCTGCCGGAGAAATACGCATACATCGTCTTTGATGAGCACGTACGTGCCAAAAACAAAGCCGCAGATGAGTATATCGCGAAAGGTTTCGTGACCAGCGCCAGCTCGCCAAAAGCCCTGGCTGAAGCGCTGGGTATGGATCACCACGCTTTCCTGGCGACCCTGGAACGTTACAACGGTTTCGTTGAAAAACAGCACGACGATGATTTTGGCCGCACCACCGCCCTGCGTGCGCCCATCAACGAAGGGCCGTTCTACGCCATTCAGATTGCACCGGGCGTGCACCACACTATGGGCGGCGTGACCATCAACACCGAAACCTGCGTGCTGGACAGCAACCACAACGTGCTGCCGGGGGCATTCGCTGCGGGTGAAGTGGTTGGCGGGATCCACGGCGCTAACCGTATCGGCGGTAACGCGGTGGCGGATATCATTATTTTTGGTACCCTTGCAGGACATCAGGCGGCGATGCGCTCAAAAAGAACGTAA